One window of the Patescibacteria group bacterium genome contains the following:
- the topA gene encoding type I DNA topoisomerase, translated as MATKTKSKPRAKKLKTLVIVESPTKAKTISRFLSSAYIVESSFGHIRDLPSSSLGINVDGDFAPKYIIPRKKSPAVKILKAAAKKASRIILATDEDREGEAIAWHLAAALNIEVPERIVFHEITKTAIEEALLHPRPLDLHLVDAQQARRVLDRLVGYKLSPFLWKKVMRGLSAGRVQSVALRLIVEREREREAFIKQEYWTIGGSFFTPSRAQFVAELVSVNGKPLEKFDISSEDKAKTLEKKLADREWLIESVEKKRSSRAPAAPFTTSTLQQEASRRLRFSAKQTMMLAQQLYEGIEVAEGSVGLITYMRTDSTNLSVSSQIAACEYLTRELGAEYAMETARVYKTKSKGAQEAHEAIRPSDVSRTPESVAPHLEPKQAKLYELIWRRFVASQMPNAIFDVSTIVVADKQELGTKFRTSGQIISFDGFLKVWKTKSEELELPDVKENQIVSLESIDPTQHFTEPPARFSDATLVKILEKNGIGRPSTYAPTISTIIERGYVVRDPQRRHQPSEVGLIVNDLIVEHFPEIVDLAFTAEMEEKFDEIAEGEKEWMPIIKEFYEPFAKHLEEKYETVEKREMTEPAGEDCPKCGKPMIIRHGRFGRFIACSGFPDCKTTKTLPPKSMGIKCPECNEGDMVERKTRQRRLFYGCSRYPTCKYATWKRPGNPDTEGEEAKKDDDKEQEQDDE; from the coding sequence ATGGCAACAAAAACAAAATCAAAACCGAGGGCTAAAAAACTCAAAACACTCGTCATTGTCGAGTCACCGACCAAAGCGAAAACAATCTCGCGTTTTTTGAGTTCTGCGTATATCGTTGAATCGAGCTTTGGCCATATCCGTGATCTACCAAGCTCATCGCTCGGTATCAATGTCGATGGAGATTTTGCACCCAAGTACATCATCCCGCGCAAAAAAAGTCCCGCGGTTAAAATACTCAAAGCGGCGGCAAAAAAAGCGAGTCGTATTATCCTGGCGACTGACGAGGACCGTGAGGGAGAAGCAATCGCATGGCACCTTGCTGCCGCCCTCAATATCGAGGTACCTGAGCGCATCGTATTTCATGAGATCACCAAGACCGCTATTGAAGAGGCGCTCTTGCATCCGCGTCCGCTCGACCTTCATCTTGTCGACGCTCAACAAGCGCGACGCGTCCTTGACCGCCTTGTAGGATACAAGCTCTCGCCCTTTTTGTGGAAAAAAGTGATGCGCGGACTATCAGCTGGACGCGTACAGTCAGTGGCGTTACGCCTCATTGTCGAGCGCGAACGAGAACGCGAAGCATTTATTAAACAAGAATACTGGACTATTGGTGGATCATTTTTTACGCCATCGCGCGCGCAATTTGTAGCAGAACTTGTCTCAGTAAATGGAAAACCGCTTGAAAAGTTTGATATTTCGTCAGAAGACAAGGCAAAAACTCTTGAGAAAAAACTGGCGGATAGAGAATGGCTCATTGAATCGGTCGAGAAAAAGCGATCATCGCGCGCGCCCGCAGCTCCTTTTACAACGAGTACGCTCCAACAAGAAGCATCGCGCCGCCTACGCTTTAGCGCAAAGCAAACGATGATGCTCGCCCAACAGCTCTACGAAGGTATCGAGGTGGCAGAAGGTTCGGTAGGTCTTATCACCTACATGCGTACCGACTCGACCAATCTTTCGGTCTCATCGCAAATAGCCGCTTGTGAATATCTAACCCGCGAGCTTGGCGCCGAGTACGCTATGGAAACCGCGCGTGTGTACAAAACAAAATCAAAGGGCGCGCAGGAGGCGCACGAAGCTATTCGTCCGAGTGATGTGTCGCGCACACCCGAATCAGTAGCGCCTCACCTTGAACCCAAACAAGCGAAACTCTATGAGCTTATCTGGCGAAGATTCGTCGCCTCACAAATGCCCAACGCCATCTTTGATGTCTCGACGATCGTCGTCGCCGACAAACAAGAGTTGGGCACCAAATTTCGCACATCAGGTCAAATTATTTCTTTTGATGGTTTCTTGAAAGTATGGAAAACAAAATCAGAAGAACTCGAATTGCCCGATGTCAAAGAAAACCAAATCGTATCACTCGAATCGATCGATCCTACGCAACACTTTACCGAACCGCCTGCGCGCTTTTCTGACGCAACGCTCGTCAAAATACTTGAAAAAAATGGTATTGGCCGACCGTCGACCTACGCGCCAACCATCTCAACAATCATCGAACGCGGATATGTGGTGCGTGATCCGCAGCGGCGTCATCAACCATCAGAGGTAGGTCTCATTGTCAACGACCTAATCGTAGAACACTTCCCCGAAATAGTTGATCTCGCCTTTACCGCCGAGATGGAAGAAAAGTTTGATGAAATCGCAGAGGGCGAAAAAGAATGGATGCCAATCATCAAAGAATTTTATGAACCGTTTGCCAAGCACTTGGAAGAAAAATATGAAACCGTAGAAAAACGCGAGATGACCGAGCCCGCGGGCGAGGATTGCCCCAAGTGCGGCAAACCCATGATCATCCGTCATGGCCGCTTTGGCAGATTCATCGCCTGCTCGGGCTTTCCTGACTGCAAAACAACAAAAACACTCCCACCAAAATCAATGGGCATCAAATGCCCTGAATGCAATGAGGGTGATATGGTAGAGCGTAAAACACGCCAGCGTCGCCTTTTCTACGGATGCTCACGCTATCCTACTTGCAAGTACGCTACCTGGAAGCGCCCAGGCAATCCTGATACTGAGGGCGAGGAAGCAAAAAAAGATGACGACAAAGAACAAGAGCAAGACGACGAATAA
- the dprA gene encoding DNA-processing protein DprA — protein sequence MEPSIYSITSSHQSWPALLRELPAKAIPAALHIKGSLPSSDTLIVAIVGSRNPTRYGKDMTEEIARALARRGIVIASGMARGVDTIAHRAALDAGTPTIAVLGSGLSEKVIYPKDNIGLSREIATKNGAVISEYEPNQKPELWTFPQRNRIIAGIAKAVIVTEAGEKSGALITARYALEYGRDVLALPGQMTSPLSRGTNSLLKEGATPIVSIESIFEALGIETSEAPLDSANRSPSERAILESLAEELSTDQIIGRTRLTPQIVLADTASLEIEGMIKQTGGVWRKLI from the coding sequence ATGGAGCCTTCTATATATAGCATCACCTCTTCGCACCAAAGTTGGCCTGCGCTCCTACGCGAATTACCCGCAAAGGCGATACCCGCAGCGCTCCATATAAAAGGATCGCTCCCCTCGTCCGACACACTCATTGTGGCAATCGTGGGCAGTAGAAACCCCACCCGCTACGGCAAAGATATGACCGAAGAAATTGCCCGCGCACTCGCGCGCCGTGGCATTGTGATTGCGTCAGGCATGGCTCGAGGTGTTGATACTATCGCGCATCGCGCAGCGCTTGATGCGGGCACACCGACAATCGCGGTACTCGGGTCAGGGCTTTCTGAAAAAGTAATATATCCTAAAGACAACATCGGTCTTTCACGCGAGATTGCTACAAAAAATGGCGCGGTCATATCTGAGTACGAACCTAACCAAAAACCCGAACTCTGGACATTTCCGCAAAGAAACCGTATTATTGCGGGCATCGCGAAAGCAGTCATTGTAACCGAGGCTGGCGAGAAGTCGGGCGCACTTATCACGGCACGCTATGCTCTCGAATATGGACGCGATGTACTCGCCCTACCCGGGCAGATGACAAGCCCACTTTCGCGCGGGACAAACTCACTTTTAAAAGAAGGAGCGACGCCCATCGTGAGCATCGAGAGTATTTTTGAAGCGTTGGGCATCGAGACATCGGAGGCACCTCTGGATTCCGCCAATCGATCTCCATCTGAGCGCGCGATTCTCGAGAGTCTTGCCGAAGAACTCTCGACCGATCAGATCATCGGGCGCACGCGTCTCACGCCCCAAATAGTTCTCGCGGATACTGCATCGCTCGAGATTGAGGGTATGATTAAACAGACAGGAGGAGTGTGGCGTAAACTTATATAA
- the ftsH gene encoding ATP-dependent zinc metalloprotease FtsH: MMKFTAKHILYGFLILFFLATFYSAVSDSFQESKDLALSELVGKVNAGEVEEIIVEGSVLDIKLRDGSRFASKKEEGSSLTDTLINYGVPAAQLSTFKHTEKDPSGLSFWASALLPTIISLAFIIGFIWFMSRQVQRSSVQSMSFGQSRARIIAPDNERNRVTFKDVAGVDEAKEELREIVDFLKHPKKFLDIGARIPRGVLLMGAPGTGKTLLAKAVAGEAGVPFFQLSGSEFVEMFVGVGASRVRDLFKMAKKASPAIIFIDEVDAIGRHRGAGMGGGHDEREQTLNQILVEMDGFDTSDQVIVMAATNRPDILDPALLRPGRFDRRVVVDLPDIKQREAILMIHSKSKPLAKDVRLKNIAERTPGFSGADLENLVNEAAILAARAGKREINELDILKSIDKVILGPERKGHIINKEEKKISAYHEAGHALVAASLPNADPVHKVSVISRGRALGYTLKLPAFDRHLYSRAHFLDEIAVALGGYAAENFIFGDLTTGASDDLRKASAIARDIVQRYGMSKTLGPITFGEDNQLVFLGKEIGAEKNYSESTAQKIDHEVSTIMKGALAKAQKILRDRKSKLEEIARVLIEKETIERDEFARIVGTA; this comes from the coding sequence ATGATGAAGTTTACTGCAAAACATATTTTATACGGTTTTCTTATTTTGTTTTTTCTGGCGACCTTCTATTCGGCGGTTTCTGATTCGTTTCAGGAGTCAAAAGATTTGGCACTCTCTGAACTCGTAGGCAAGGTGAATGCAGGCGAAGTTGAGGAAATCATTGTCGAGGGTAGCGTGCTTGATATCAAACTCCGTGACGGCTCACGCTTTGCTTCCAAAAAAGAAGAGGGCTCGTCACTCACCGATACACTAATCAACTACGGCGTACCGGCAGCCCAACTCTCGACATTCAAACATACAGAAAAAGATCCTTCAGGTCTTTCGTTTTGGGCGAGCGCGCTGTTGCCTACTATTATCTCACTCGCGTTTATCATCGGGTTTATTTGGTTTATGTCACGCCAAGTACAGCGATCGAGTGTGCAGTCGATGAGCTTTGGTCAGTCACGCGCGCGTATTATCGCGCCTGACAATGAACGCAATCGCGTAACCTTCAAAGATGTCGCAGGCGTCGACGAAGCTAAAGAAGAACTTCGTGAGATTGTTGATTTTCTCAAGCATCCCAAAAAGTTTCTTGATATCGGCGCGCGTATTCCACGGGGTGTCCTTTTGATGGGTGCGCCCGGTACGGGCAAAACGCTCCTTGCCAAAGCCGTTGCCGGTGAGGCGGGCGTGCCGTTTTTCCAGTTGTCAGGGTCAGAATTCGTAGAAATGTTTGTAGGTGTGGGCGCGTCGCGTGTGCGCGATCTATTTAAGATGGCAAAAAAAGCTTCTCCCGCGATTATTTTTATTGATGAAGTCGATGCGATCGGTCGTCACCGTGGTGCAGGTATGGGTGGCGGACACGACGAGCGCGAACAGACACTCAATCAGATTTTAGTAGAGATGGATGGTTTTGATACCTCCGATCAGGTGATTGTGATGGCGGCGACCAATCGTCCTGATATCTTGGACCCCGCGCTGTTGCGTCCGGGCCGTTTTGACCGCCGCGTTGTTGTCGATCTTCCTGATATCAAACAGCGTGAAGCTATTTTGATGATTCACTCAAAATCAAAACCACTTGCTAAAGATGTGCGTCTCAAGAATATTGCCGAGCGCACCCCAGGCTTTTCGGGTGCTGATTTGGAAAACTTGGTAAATGAGGCGGCGATTTTGGCGGCGCGTGCTGGCAAGCGTGAGATCAATGAGCTCGATATCCTCAAATCGATTGACAAGGTTATTTTGGGACCCGAGCGCAAAGGACATATCATCAACAAAGAAGAAAAGAAAATCTCCGCGTATCATGAGGCAGGCCATGCGCTTGTTGCCGCGTCACTTCCCAACGCCGATCCGGTGCACAAGGTCTCCGTCATATCGCGCGGCCGTGCGCTCGGTTACACACTCAAGCTTCCTGCGTTTGATAGACATTTGTATTCGCGCGCACATTTCTTAGATGAGATAGCGGTAGCGCTTGGTGGGTATGCGGCTGAAAATTTTATTTTCGGCGATCTCACTACGGGCGCGTCAGACGATCTTCGTAAGGCAAGTGCTATCGCGCGTGATATTGTACAGCGCTACGGCATGTCAAAAACCTTGGGGCCGATTACTTTTGGCGAGGACAATCAGTTGGTATTTTTAGGTAAGGAGATAGGTGCTGAGAAAAATTATTCTGAATCAACCGCGCAGAAAATTGACCACGAGGTAAGCACGATCATGAAGGGCGCGCTTGCTAAAGCACAAAAGATTTTGCGTGATCGCAAATCAAAGCTCGAAGAGATAGCCCGTGTGCTCATCGAGAAAGAAACAATCGAGCGCGACGAGTTTGCGCGAATTGTAGGAACAGCATAA